From a region of the Candidatus Methylomirabilota bacterium genome:
- the glk gene encoding glucokinase translates to MILAGDVGGTKTLLAAFDPGAGMSIVREATLPSREIESLESAVEAFLLGAPRLKVGAACLGVAGPVVDGHCVATNLPWEVHERRLATAVGAPARLINDLEAAAHGVLALPPEKFLVLQSGTPNPGRNMALIAAGTGLGQALMVPDGQGGYRVAPSEGGHADFAPRDETQVDLYRFLRAEFGHVSWERVLSGPGLANIYRFLQTRVGHAAPDWLRTRLQREDAGAVVGEVGLSGRDPVCAEALDLFVSIYGAQAGNLALETLALGGLVVGGGIAPKIQAKLSDGRFTAAFRDKGRLDSLLVSIPVKVALDPRAPLWGAARLAALMETS, encoded by the coding sequence TTGATCCTCGCAGGCGACGTCGGAGGCACCAAGACCCTGCTCGCCGCTTTCGATCCTGGCGCCGGGATGTCCATCGTCCGCGAAGCGACCCTGCCGAGCCGAGAGATCGAGAGCCTCGAGAGCGCCGTCGAGGCGTTTCTCCTGGGCGCGCCGCGGCTCAAGGTCGGCGCGGCTTGCCTGGGCGTCGCGGGCCCCGTCGTGGACGGGCACTGCGTCGCCACGAACCTGCCGTGGGAAGTCCACGAGCGCCGCCTCGCGACAGCGGTGGGCGCGCCGGCGAGGCTCATCAACGATCTCGAGGCGGCAGCGCACGGCGTCCTCGCGCTGCCGCCGGAGAAATTCCTCGTCCTCCAGTCGGGCACGCCCAACCCTGGACGCAACATGGCGCTGATCGCCGCCGGAACGGGCCTGGGCCAGGCCCTCATGGTCCCGGACGGGCAGGGGGGGTACCGGGTTGCGCCATCTGAAGGCGGCCACGCCGACTTCGCCCCGCGCGACGAGACCCAGGTGGACCTCTATCGTTTCCTCAGGGCCGAGTTCGGCCACGTCAGCTGGGAGCGCGTGCTCTCCGGCCCCGGCCTCGCCAACATCTACCGGTTCCTCCAGACACGCGTGGGGCATGCCGCGCCGGACTGGCTGCGCACGCGGCTTCAGCGAGAGGACGCCGGCGCTGTGGTGGGCGAGGTGGGATTGTCGGGCCGCGATCCCGTCTGCGCCGAGGCCCTCGATCTCTTCGTCTCGATCTACGGCGCCCAGGCGGGCAACCTCGCGCTCGAGACCCTGGCGTTGGGCGGGCTCGTCGTGGGCGGCGGCATCGCGCCGAAGATCCAGGCCAAGCTTTCCGACGGGCGCTTCACGGCCGCGTTCCGCGACAAGGGGCGCCTGGATTCCCTGCTCGTCTCAATCCCAGTAAAGGTGGCGCTCGACCCTCGGGCTCCGCTCTGGGGCGCGGCGCGTCTCGCAGCACTCATGGAAACCTCATGA